Genomic DNA from Prunus persica cultivar Lovell chromosome G1, Prunus_persica_NCBIv2, whole genome shotgun sequence:
ACTGAAAAGCATGCCAAGGCAGCTTTGAATGGTTACACTGCGTCTCACTTTCAGACAACAATCACGCCTCCTCTGCATCTGTGATTAGTTCAAGTTTGAACGTCAGAAACAATAGTTGGCACTTGCTTGGACTCCACCTCATTCGGACTTTAGACCAATCAACACATGCTACCCGTTTACCATCACTTTCACCCATCAcccaaattttgttatttttcatcaTTCATGTAATATTATACGTGACTCACCTAAACttttctccaattttatcTACCAAATAATATACGTGCATACACGATCTAAATCGATTATTTTTCAAGTCAatgtaattatttcaaaaaaaacactcaaaatgatcatacatgaaaaatttgaCAGTTGAATTAAAAGCAAAAGatctaaaatttaaaaataataattaaggtagttataagttataattataaaaagaaCGCCATCATTTTAATCTGTACCATCATGTTAACTTTAagctttctttcttcattttaaaggattatttttagatatttatttattaaaaatatctaTTACCTCGAAAAATGACCAAAGCATGTGACTTTATGAAGTCCAAAGTCAAACGCAGCTGGGGTTCTCAATGCGACGTCGTTTGGCTTTCCCCTAAGAAACCGACCAGTTAAATCTTAGCATTCAGCGAAAACCAGTGTCTTCGTGTAGATCGCCCAAAATCTCTCGTTCTCTCAGTCTGTTAGATCACAGGGCATCGCTTTCACTACGATTTCGTCGCTttctaaaaccctaattctcatttctctctctgcaaAACCCTACTGTTCAATTTGCACTTCCCTGAAACCATAAATCCCATCTTTTTCAATCTCTGCACCtgcaaaaccctaaattcccAAATCCAATCTCCTCTTAGTTCGCCATAAAAAGCCTTAGTCAAATCGAATCCCTTTTCGTTTTAAAAGTGCTAATCCCCAGCTGAGTCAACTAATCATTCATCAGCTCCTTAATCCCAATACATTTCTCCACTCCAAAccctaatttttcattttctgtttcCTTTGTTCAATTCAGCATCGATCCACATTGCTAAAGTCCCATTCTTTGAGTTCAACAGAATCAGTAATTAACTCACTGAGTTACATTCTGagcaaattttcaaaattgacaTTTATGGTGTGGTGGGTTTGTGGCAAAGGATGTGATGGTTGAGAACTATGGAGGGAAGTAAAGTTGAAAATGGAAGCTCAAGCGAGGGCCGGCCTCCCAACCCTCTCGCCGGGGCGTACTGGCAGTGCTTTAGCCATGACGGCGTTCCTGTGCTTTGCAAGAAATCGCTTGTTCGACACCCATCTCTTGTATGTGTCATTATCAGCTTATGCGTTTTTGCCATTTTGTCATAATagcactatatatatatttacgtAGTATTGGTTTCTTAGCTGTTTATGACCGTACTGATGCAAACAGTTAGAAAATTTGTAAGTCTAGCCGCACTGTAATTTTGGGCAATCAGAATTAGGAGTGTCAATACATGATGACATAAACTTGAAATGCGAGCATTAGAAGTTGAATTATTAAAGGCTTTGGTGTGCAATTATTAAAGGTCTGAATGGAATTTTGCAGATGAAGACAAAGACATCTGACATTAAAGTTGAACCGGGAGTTCAAGCAGAGGAATTTGAATCTAAGTTCATTCCAGTTGTCCGGTCCGGAGCATGGGCTGACATAGGGTCTCGTCCCAGCATGGAAGATGTATATGTCTGTGTTGACAATTTTATGCACGATTATGGGCTCAAGAATCGTACTGATGGCCCAAGTGCCTTTTATGGGGTATTTATCTTCTCTTCCACATGTTATTAAAAATTTCCTTACTCGTTGTGCAGTTACATTCTAGATCCAAAGTTGTTTAGTTCTTATTCGTTGACTGTATACCTCATCTCTTTAGATGTAGCTTTCTGTGGTAATATCTATAATGAAACATACATATGGTTAGAATGATGATCTACATGTATTGAACTTGCTAGCTAATCTATCTTCAGCATTTCCCAACTCGACATTCCTATGTTATTGGTTGGTCAGGTGTTTGATGGACATGGaggaaagcatgctgctgacTTTGCTTGCTTTCATTTGCCAAAGTTCATTATTGAGAATGAAGACTTCCCTAGGGATATTGAAAGGGTTGTCACTTCAGCCTTTCTTCATACTGACACTGCCTTTGAAGAAGCTTGCACCTTGGATGCCACCCTTGCCTCTGGTACCACTGCATTGACCGCTCTTCTCATTGGAAGGttggatattttggtttttgctACCTGTGAACTATAGGTGCATGTATCATGATTGCTTAGAGTACATCAATTATATTTTAGTTCATTCTTCTATGGCATGATTGATGTGCGTGAAATTTGAATCTCATTCCTTAGtgcttctttttgttgttcaCTGCCTTCTGAAGTAAGCTCTGAGTTCAGTACAGACTGAAGAAAATGTATGGAAAGTATTGGGAATACCCAGCCATACTCTgttgaaaatattttcttatgGGTGTGTGTGGGTAATCTTTGATCTACTCGTCACATTTAGCTGTATGCAGGCTGACCTAACGTTGTCTCAATCCAATTGGTTCTATGGTTCAAGCAGTTCTTGGTTAGTTGAATGATTTTGGTTTGATCTGGGTCTGCTCTGTTTATCTAATTCATGCATGTCCTGTTAATTTATCCCATCAGCTCCAAAATATTACTTTCAGATGCACCAACAAACATGTGTGTTTGATTAGCCGTACTGTATGTTGATCTTAGTTTCTGTTGCCAGGTTGTTGGTGGTAGCAAATGCTGGAGATTGTCGAGCAGTGCTGTGCCGCCGTGGCAAAGCAATTGAAATGTCAAGAGATCACAAACCGATTTGCGGCAAAGAGAAACAACGCATCGAGGCATCTGGAGGATATGTGTATGATGGTTACCTTAATGGACAGCTTAACGTTGCTCGTGCATTGGGAGACTGGCATATGGAAGGGATGAAGGGCAGGGACGGTGGGCCACTCAGTGCAGAGCCAGAATTTATGACTGCAAAACTTACAGAGGATGATGAGTTCCTTATCATTGGCTGTGACGGGATCTGGGATGTGTTTATGAGTCAAAATGCTGTGGATTTTGCTCGGCGCAGGCTTCAGGAGCACAATGACCCAGCCACATGTAGCAAGGATTTGGTTGATGAGGCTTTGAAGAGGAAGAGTGGGGACAATTTGGCTGTTGTCGTAGTCTGCTTCCAACCACAGCGTCCACCTAACCTGATTGCCCCTCGCTCAAGAGTGCAGAGGAGTTTTTCTGCTGAAGGGTTGAGGGAGTTGCAAAGCTTCTTGGATGACTTGAAAACTTGAGATAATGACAAATGGTTTAcccttttttctcct
This window encodes:
- the LOC18789917 gene encoding probable protein phosphatase 2C 22, which gives rise to MEGSKVENGSSSEGRPPNPLAGAYWQCFSHDGVPVLCKKSLVRHPSLMKTKTSDIKVEPGVQAEEFESKFIPVVRSGAWADIGSRPSMEDVYVCVDNFMHDYGLKNRTDGPSAFYGVFDGHGGKHAADFACFHLPKFIIENEDFPRDIERVVTSAFLHTDTAFEEACTLDATLASGTTALTALLIGRLLVVANAGDCRAVLCRRGKAIEMSRDHKPICGKEKQRIEASGGYVYDGYLNGQLNVARALGDWHMEGMKGRDGGPLSAEPEFMTAKLTEDDEFLIIGCDGIWDVFMSQNAVDFARRRLQEHNDPATCSKDLVDEALKRKSGDNLAVVVVCFQPQRPPNLIAPRSRVQRSFSAEGLRELQSFLDDLKT